In Flavobacterium gelatinilyticum, a genomic segment contains:
- a CDS encoding heavy-metal-associated domain-containing protein, which produces MRNLILIAVLSILGFSAQAQTKKNKNLKYTTEVNGNCEQCKKRIEKAAFSVPGVKTASWDVSSHQLNVILNEEKASPKDLNNAIAKAGHDTKDVKAADADYNNLHYCCKYEREQ; this is translated from the coding sequence ATGAGAAATTTAATTTTAATTGCAGTACTAAGTATCTTAGGATTTTCAGCTCAGGCTCAAACTAAAAAAAATAAGAATTTAAAATATACAACAGAGGTAAACGGAAACTGTGAGCAGTGCAAAAAACGAATCGAAAAAGCGGCTTTTAGTGTTCCGGGAGTAAAAACGGCTTCGTGGGACGTTAGCTCTCATCAGCTGAATGTTATTTTAAATGAAGAAAAAGCGTCTCCAAAAGATCTGAATAATGCTATTGCAAAGGCAGGACATGATACAAAAGATGTCAAGGCGGCAGATGCAGACTATAATAATTTACATTATTGCTGCAAATACGAAAGAGAACAATAA